CCGGTCACCGCCACCATGACTGAGGCCATGGAGAGCAGCATGGTTCCAATGCCACCCCATTTCAGCGCGAGCACCGCGACGATCGCCACCAAGGCCGATTCCACGAACTGCACCCGCGCCAAACGCCCGACCTGACCTGTCCCGATCATCAGGGCGTGGTTGAGATGGCGCCAGACGTGCGCCACGAAGTAAGCGCCGTAGCAGGCCAGCAAGGTCCGCGGCGTATCAGCGAATTCCTTTCCAAGCCAGATCGAGAAGGCCCATGGGCCCAGCAGGATCAGACCCGCGGCAGAGCAGAGTGCAAAGCCGCTGCCGTAGAGATAAAGGCGCCGTGCCGCACGTTTCGCCCACGGCACGTCAGCCCGGGCGAGCGCCTCCGCCACTGCCGGCCAGGTCGGCGTGCTGAGCATCATCACGAAGCCAAGCTGCATGATGGTGAGAGAAACAAAAACGCCATACATCGCCGTGGCGGAAGGACCTCCGCTACGACCCACCAGCCAGCCCGCGATATTGTATTCCACGATGCCCGCCACGAGCGTGCACGCGGAGAAGGCAAGGCCATCGGTAAAGAGGTGCTTCGCCACCGGCCATTGGAAACAAGTCCAAGCCGGCCGGGTATCGGGATGTTTCTTCCAAAGCGAGATCGTGTTGAAGAGCTTCGCAAGCACCATGGAGCCGTGGACCGCAAGCACGAGGAACCAGACCTGCGGCACGAAAAACACGCCTACTCCCACGGCGATCGCCGCAATGACATTTCCACAGGCGCCCCACAGATTGTTAGAAGAGGCCTCAAGCAAGCCTTCGCGAACCCGGTCGGTGAGATTCAGGACGAAGAGCAGCAGGAACAACCCCAGCCCGGTCCACAATGCCGGGCGCAGCACGCCTTCCTTCATCGCGAACTCCGAACCGAAGAGCGAAGGCAGTGGCACCGAAAGCAACACTGCCGAAAGCAAGATTCCCGCAATCAGGGCCATGCCCAACATCATGAAGAAGGCCGTGGAGGCCAGACGGCGTGATTCCCCTTCATTTCCCCTCGCCTTCGCGCCGGACAGGCCGTGTGCCAGCGCGGGGCCGATACCCACCTGCAGCAAGGCCACCGTGGCCAAGGTGAAATTCACCGTGGTATAGAGGCCGAATTCCTCACGCCCCAGCACGCGGATCGCAACCGGAATCGAGAGCAATTGAAAAAGCGCGGTTCCAGCCTTCGAGACAAAGGAGGTGACCACCGCCAGCTTGATCGAGCGATCGCGGCGGGCGGCGTGGCTTGGGTCGGTGGACACCGTGGCTTGCATGGGAAGAGTAGGCCGGTGCCCGGAAGCACCGGCCCGATGATCTAGCAGGCACCCTTCCGGCTAAAGAAGGTCATCACCATGATCTGGAGATCGAGGAAGAAGTTCCAGTTCTCGATGTAGTCGAGGTCGAACTTCACGCGCTCGCGCAGGCAGGTGTCGCCGCGCAGGCCATTCACCTGAGCCCAGCCGGTAACGCCGGGCTTGATGTTGTGGCGCACGTTGTAGTGCGGGATCTCTTCCTTGAAGTTCTCGATGAGTTCGGGGCGCTCGGGGCGCGGGCCCACGAGGCTCATCTCCCCGCACAGCACGTTGAAGAACTGCGGAAGCTCGTCGATATTCCACTCGCGCATGAAGCTGCCGATCTTCAAGCGGCGCGGATCGTCCTTCACCGTCCAGCCCGGGCTCCCTGCTGCCTCGGCATCGAGACGCATGGAGCGGATTTTGTAGATTTCAAAAGGGCGGCCGTTCAGGCCAATGCGGCGCTGACGGTAGAAGACCGGACCGCGCGATTCCATCCACACGGCCAAGCAGAAGACGGTGATCACCGGAGCAAAGAGCACCAAGCCGACCAAGGCACCCAGCACATCGATGCCCCGCTTCAGGGCATTATTGAACGCGTGATGCAGCGGCAGCTTGCCGATGCCAAGGACCGGCATTCCGTGGAAGCTCTCGATCTGCAGCCCGGAAACAAGGATCTGGAAGCAACTCGGCACGAGCTTGAAGTCCACGAACTCCTTGCCGCAGGTCTCAGCCAGCATGAGCATCTGGTGACGGTCCATGCAGCCATCCACGGCCATGATCAAATCCGCACCCGAATTCCGAACCACATCGCGGAACGAATCGTAGGAGCCGAGCACCGGCACGTTTGCCGGCGGAGCCATCTCCAGTTGACCGCCTGGCGGCAGGACCACGCCATGGACATTGATCTGGTTGGCACGGCCTTCTCCGAGACGATCCAGCGCGCGGCCGCATTCTTCATTCCAGCCGACGAAGATTGCCTTCTGGCGCAAGGCCTGGGCGAAGGACTCGCGGCGCAGCACACAGTAAAGGAACCAACGCCAAGCGCAGAGCAGGACCAGGGAACTCGTCGCGCCAAGCACGCAGTAAACCCGGCTGATCGCGGGATTCAGCTTCAGGATCAGGGAAATCCCAAGGAAGCCGACGAACCACAGCACGCAAGTCTTGAAGATGACGGTAAACGTCCGGCGGATCGCGAGGTAGTTCCGGGGATCATGCACCCGGAAGTTTGCCAGCATCGCCAGCATCAGCACGCCGCCAAAGATGACGTGGCCGAGGTAAGCGCGCAGATCGATGGCAGGATCATCGATCCCCATATGCTGGAGATCGGACTCAAAGCGTAGCAAGTACGCTAGGATCATCGCGATGAATACCACGGCGGCATCGCCGAGAAAGCTCACGGCGACGAGCTTTTGGTGAGCCATCCAAGGTCGATGGCGATGACGCAGCTCATACGAGCGCACGCCAGCATCAGGGGTGACCGGAGAAGACGACGGGGGTACCGGCGACTCCACGGCTGGTGCGGGGGGAGCACAGTTCATGTTCGGGGGGATTCGGGGATACGGACCGGGGGATCCGCGCGTCACGGCCGGGGGAGCCGCGACTGGGTGTATAATATCAAGGAAAGCCGGAGCCGTCCATTACGTGATCGGGGAGGACTGGTCATCACCAGCATCTCCACGGGCGTCCACCGCGCCGTTGGCGACAGTCACACCGGAACTGGAGCTGGCAAGCGCCGGATGGTGGACAGGGACAACAGGCTCGTGGGAGGCTTCTCCTTTGCCCCGGAACGGGAGCTCATTCCAGACAAATCCCACCAAATTTCCGCCGGCCGAACGGATCAGCTCGGCAGACTTCCGCAGATGGCGGCGCTCGTTGGCATTCTGGCGCACGACCATGCAAACGCGGTCCGCATAGCGGGAAATAGCGAGCGCATCACTAACAGAAAGAACAGGCGGACTATCGATCACCACCGCGTCGAACCAACGGTAGGCATCTTCCAACAGGACGGGAAACCGGGTGCCGGACAGGAGCTCCGCGGCATCATCCCGCATCGGGCCGGAAGAAAGCAGGTAGAGATTCGGCAGAGAGGTGGGATAGCAGGCGCTCGCGGGATCCGCCCTGGCGTCCAGATAATCCCCCAGCCCTCCGGAGCTCCCGTTGACGTGCTGTCGGCTCAATCCGGGACGCCGCATGTCCGCATCCAACAGAAGGGTCCGCTGGCCCTGCATGGCCAGCGAGGCGGCGTAGTTCATGGCGCAGAGGGAACGTCCCTCGCCCGGCAAGACGCTGGCGAAGAGAACGGTCCGGGCATTGGGATTGGTCTGGGGCGGAAGCAATACCGCACGCAGGCGGCGAATCGACTCCGCTGCCGGTGAGGCGGGATCCGAAAGCAGGACCATGTCCCCTTCCCTCCCGGCAGCAATGGCCGGCAGGCTGGTTAGAAGCGGGACGCCGGTGGCCCGAGCCGCCGCCGCGGCATCCCGCACGCGGCCATCCGCCAGCTCGAGGCCGACCATCATGAAGCCTCCCATCAACATGCCCACGAAGGCCGCGACCGGCAAGAGGACCCGCTTGTTAGGCTTCGAGGCCTTTTCCGGAACAAAGGGCGGCTCCGCCCAGGAAAGTGACGATGCGGCAACCGCACTGGCCAAGGTCGTTTCCCGCAGCCGCTTGTCCACGGTGGCATGCAGCTCGCGGGCAGCCTCGGCTTCCCGCTTCAGGACATCGAAGCGGGCGCGGATGCCCTCGACTCCCACCGCCACCGTGCGAGCTCCATCCACCTCACCCTGCAGCTTGGCCTCGTTCTCCATCGCGACATGGTAGCTCTTTTCGAGGGCCTGTCCGGCAGAGCTCACGGCTTCCGCGAGATCATCCTTGAGGCTTAGAACTTCCTGCTCGGTCTCCTTGTAAACCGGGTGCTTCGGGCCGTAGCGCTCCTTGAGCCTCGCAAATTCCAACTCCTTCGCCTGCAAGGCCCGGATCTGGCTGGTCACACCTTCGGCATTCGTGCTGCGGCTGATTCCCGCCAAGGAATCCGGATCCGCGGGATCGAACTTCTTGAAAGCTTCAAACTCGGCTTCGAGGCGCAGGCGCTCGGTCTTTGCCTGGGAAAGCTGGGCATTCAAGTTGCCCAGCTGGCTGCCACCCGAGCCGGCGAGATCCTTTTCATCGAGTCCAGGAACCGGGTGCTCCTCACGGAACTGTTGGAGCACGGCACCGGCGGCCTCCATCTCCTGCCGCAGCTTCGCCTCCTCCAAGGCAAGACCTTGGCTGGCCTGGCGAGCCTGGGTTTCGCGACGATCCTTGATCCAAAGGTCGTATTCCTTCACCAGCGATTCCACGAGCACCTTGGCCCGCTGGGGATCGGTGTCTTCCACGCTGATCACCACCACGCGGGTGCCCCGGTCGAGCTCGACCCGGACGCGCTTGGCAAAGATACCGAGCACTCCCTGCTCACTGGTGCCCGGCGGGGCGAAATCCTTCGCCTCTTGCAGGCCATTCTCCTTTAACACCCGCAGCAGCAGCGCGGTCGAGGCCATGTTGCGCTCGATGGTGCGGAGTTGTTCGAGATCCTTGGAGTCTTCCGGCGAGAGACCATCGATATTAAGCACCCGCGGTGCATGGCTGCTGACTTCCACCGAGCCGGTGGCGATGTAGATCTTCGGAGCGCCCTTCAGATAGAGCGCCATCGCCGCGACGGCGAGGACCACGCCTAGCACGGCCAACCAGCCGCGCCGCAGGACGATGCCGACAAGGCGGCCGGGCTCGACCTTCGGCAGATAGAGCGTGGGTGAAACATTCGCCAGCTCGCCGGACTTCGAAGGTGAAGCCGCAAGCGGGTAATCCGGTTTTCGGGGGGATGCCATCGTAAGGGGTGATCGGATGGAATTAGAACAGGCTTTCGGGGATAGTGATCACGTCACCATCCCGCAGTTGCAGATCCGCGGTCTTGCCGGACGTGATGTCCTTCAGGTTCAAATTGAGAACCTGCGGGCGGGCTCCGCCATTCCGCTTGAGGGTGATCTTTTTCGTATTTGCGATGCGGGTGGCACCGCCGGCCATGCCGATGGCTTCCACGACGGTCAATTTGCGGTCGGCGGGGATTTCGAAGACCCCCGGATTCTGGGCTTGGCCCAAGACGGTGACCGTGCGGCGGATCCGGCCTTCGATCGAAACGCTGACCTGCGGGTTGATCAGGTAGCCGTCCTTCAGCTTGGCCTTGATGGCAGCAGCGGCTTGATCGGTGGTAAGGCCAACCATCTTCACCGCGCCGATCAGCGGCATCGTGATGCTGCCGTCCGCCGAAAGTTGTCCGGCGGTGGTGAGTTCATCCTCACGGAAGACGCGGATTTCGACCGAATCGAGCTTGCCGATAACCCCGGAAGCGCGGCCGGCCGCCGGAGATTGCCCCCACGTGAGGGCCGTCAGCGCTCCCAGCACGGTGCACAGGATCAGAAAAAGTTTCACATTCATGATTAGGGGGGCGGGATGGCGGGTTAGAACTTATAACCCATCTGGATTCCGGCAGAATGGTTCTCGTAGCCGAGGCCCGGCCGGTTCGAACTGTTCTCCGAATAACGGTAAAAGAAGCCCATGCTGAAGTCGTCGGTGAAACGGTACTCCAAGGCAGGACGAATGAAGTGGATCTTGTCCACGCGACCGGCGATCCCCGTTCCGGAGACCTGGGTATAGGATGCGCGCTCCACGCCCCCATCCAGACGGGCGGTCCATTTTTCTCCCAGACGTTGGGAGATACCGAGGGCAAGGCCGCTCTCGGTGTAGTTCTGGCCGGGGGTGTAAGCGGAGGCCTGCTCCCGGCTATAACCATTCAGGTAAAGCTCCGTCCCTTCCTTCGGCATCCAGCCGATCCGGGCCTCAACCACCGGGGTGGTGTCGGAACCATTGTCGAAAGAGCGGTGCTCCCCACCCGCTTCCAGATCGATGGCGATCTTTTCGCGCGGCTTCCATTCGATGCGACCGGTCAGCCGGTGCACGGTCTGCTCTCCAGCGCCATCCACTTCGAAGCGGCCGCCCCTGTAAATGAGTCCGAGCCGGGTCTTCGGCGAATAGGCATAGCGCAAGGCCAGCTCCCCATAGACGAGATCGGAATCTGCGAAGGCGCCGGACTCGTAATCCGTGCTTTCTTGGCCCACCGCTGCTTCCACGGTGACCTTTTCACGAAGGGACCAAGCAATGCGTGCCTCATTGGCGACCTCCGTGCGATCCGTCAGGGTGCCGGTGTCGGCGGTCGCGTCTCCCAGTTGCCGAAAGGCTCCGGTATAGGCCAGCGTGATCGCCTTGCCACGCCAACCAGCTTCCCAAGCGGATTCCTGGTCGATTCGGTCGTTGTCGCTGTGGTCGGCATAAGCCACGGCGGTCGGACGGTAGGCAATCGTGAGAAAGCCGCCCTCTCCACCCAGTTTGTCGCCTTTCCGATAGGCGATCGAAGGGGCCACTCTAACCACAAGGTCCGACTGGGCCTTGGAAGCGCTCAGAAAGATGTTGTCATCGTAGGCCGCCGAGATCGCGAGACCCATCTCCACTTCTTGGGAGCG
This portion of the Luteolibacter luteus genome encodes:
- a CDS encoding lipopolysaccharide biosynthesis protein; this translates as MQATVSTDPSHAARRDRSIKLAVVTSFVSKAGTALFQLLSIPVAIRVLGREEFGLYTTVNFTLATVALLQVGIGPALAHGLSGAKARGNEGESRRLASTAFFMMLGMALIAGILLSAVLLSVPLPSLFGSEFAMKEGVLRPALWTGLGLFLLLFVLNLTDRVREGLLEASSNNLWGACGNVIAAIAVGVGVFFVPQVWFLVLAVHGSMVLAKLFNTISLWKKHPDTRPAWTCFQWPVAKHLFTDGLAFSACTLVAGIVEYNIAGWLVGRSGGPSATAMYGVFVSLTIMQLGFVMMLSTPTWPAVAEALARADVPWAKRAARRLYLYGSGFALCSAAGLILLGPWAFSIWLGKEFADTPRTLLACYGAYFVAHVWRHLNHALMIGTGQVGRLARVQFVESALVAIVAVLALKWGGIGTMLLSMASVMVAVTGCSLPRLVAHGLRLQREPAPDLAEPAKAGYGG
- a CDS encoding sugar transferase; its protein translation is MAHQKLVAVSFLGDAAVVFIAMILAYLLRFESDLQHMGIDDPAIDLRAYLGHVIFGGVLMLAMLANFRVHDPRNYLAIRRTFTVIFKTCVLWFVGFLGISLILKLNPAISRVYCVLGATSSLVLLCAWRWFLYCVLRRESFAQALRQKAIFVGWNEECGRALDRLGEGRANQINVHGVVLPPGGQLEMAPPANVPVLGSYDSFRDVVRNSGADLIMAVDGCMDRHQMLMLAETCGKEFVDFKLVPSCFQILVSGLQIESFHGMPVLGIGKLPLHHAFNNALKRGIDVLGALVGLVLFAPVITVFCLAVWMESRGPVFYRQRRIGLNGRPFEIYKIRSMRLDAEAAGSPGWTVKDDPRRLKIGSFMREWNIDELPQFFNVLCGEMSLVGPRPERPELIENFKEEIPHYNVRHNIKPGVTGWAQVNGLRGDTCLRERVKFDLDYIENWNFFLDLQIMVMTFFSRKGAC
- a CDS encoding GumC family protein — its product is MASPRKPDYPLAASPSKSGELANVSPTLYLPKVEPGRLVGIVLRRGWLAVLGVVLAVAAMALYLKGAPKIYIATGSVEVSSHAPRVLNIDGLSPEDSKDLEQLRTIERNMASTALLLRVLKENGLQEAKDFAPPGTSEQGVLGIFAKRVRVELDRGTRVVVISVEDTDPQRAKVLVESLVKEYDLWIKDRRETQARQASQGLALEEAKLRQEMEAAGAVLQQFREEHPVPGLDEKDLAGSGGSQLGNLNAQLSQAKTERLRLEAEFEAFKKFDPADPDSLAGISRSTNAEGVTSQIRALQAKELEFARLKERYGPKHPVYKETEQEVLSLKDDLAEAVSSAGQALEKSYHVAMENEAKLQGEVDGARTVAVGVEGIRARFDVLKREAEAARELHATVDKRLRETTLASAVAASSLSWAEPPFVPEKASKPNKRVLLPVAAFVGMLMGGFMMVGLELADGRVRDAAAAARATGVPLLTSLPAIAAGREGDMVLLSDPASPAAESIRRLRAVLLPPQTNPNARTVLFASVLPGEGRSLCAMNYAASLAMQGQRTLLLDADMRRPGLSRQHVNGSSGGLGDYLDARADPASACYPTSLPNLYLLSSGPMRDDAAELLSGTRFPVLLEDAYRWFDAVVIDSPPVLSVSDALAISRYADRVCMVVRQNANERRHLRKSAELIRSAGGNLVGFVWNELPFRGKGEASHEPVVPVHHPALASSSSGVTVANGAVDARGDAGDDQSSPIT
- a CDS encoding polysaccharide biosynthesis/export family protein; its protein translation is MNVKLFLILCTVLGALTALTWGQSPAAGRASGVIGKLDSVEIRVFREDELTTAGQLSADGSITMPLIGAVKMVGLTTDQAAAAIKAKLKDGYLINPQVSVSIEGRIRRTVTVLGQAQNPGVFEIPADRKLTVVEAIGMAGGATRIANTKKITLKRNGGARPQVLNLNLKDITSGKTADLQLRDGDVITIPESLF
- a CDS encoding outer membrane beta-barrel protein — translated: MPRAPRVVPLMLSALAAGSLAPSWGEEILSTVPGRLEGELHTRIVDSRGARLDPYATETRSQEVEMGLAISAAYDDNIFLSASKAQSDLVVRVAPSIAYRKGDKLGGEGGFLTIAYRPTAVAYADHSDNDRIDQESAWEAGWRGKAITLAYTGAFRQLGDATADTGTLTDRTEVANEARIAWSLREKVTVEAAVGQESTDYESGAFADSDLVYGELALRYAYSPKTRLGLIYRGGRFEVDGAGEQTVHRLTGRIEWKPREKIAIDLEAGGEHRSFDNGSDTTPVVEARIGWMPKEGTELYLNGYSREQASAYTPGQNYTESGLALGISQRLGEKWTARLDGGVERASYTQVSGTGIAGRVDKIHFIRPALEYRFTDDFSMGFFYRYSENSSNRPGLGYENHSAGIQMGYKF